The Petrotoga mobilis SJ95 genomic sequence TCACTTAGATGATCCCATACTTTCCAGGATTTTTTGGAGAGCTATCGATACGTTAACATTCAATTATGGGAACTCAACTGTAATGAGATCTTTTGAAGGTGAAACAGACGTTATTAAAATAGTTCTAGAAAGAATTCCCAACACCTTGATGTTGTTTACTACTGCGATAATTATCGATATTTTTATAGGTGTATGGTTGGGTATAAGAAAAGCTCAGAAAGCTGGAAAGTTAATGGATAAGACTACTTCTATAATCACCATGGGGGTGTACGGTCTGCCATCTTGGTGGTTTGGAATGGTTATGATTATGTTGTTTGCGTTTGCAATACCTATTTTCCCATCAGGAGGTATGAACAGTGTCCCTCCTCCAACAACCTTTTTTGGAAGATTCCTTGATACTTTATACCATATGGCTTTACCTGTAATTACTTTAGTGTTCATAGGTTTTTGGGGAAGGGCTTATTTAACAAGGAATATAGTTTTAGGAAATCTTCAAGAAGATTTCATAATGTCCGCAAGGGCAAGAGGGATTCCTGAAAGGTCTGTTTTATATGGTCATGCTCTAAGAACCTCTGCTCCTCCTATTTTAACAATGTCGCTTTTATCGTTGTTAGCTTCTTTTTCTGGTGCGTTGGTGTTTGAAGGTATATTTAGTTGGCCTGGAATGGGTAACCTTTATTGGGCAGCGGTTCAGATGAACGATATCCCTGTTCTTTTGGGTAACCTTTCCATAACAACACTTATATACATTTCTGGTATCGTAGTTTTGGATTTGATATACGGCTTTTTAGACCCTAGAATAAAAGTTGGTGGGAAAGCGTGAATAAAACAAATCGTGTTGCCAAGCAATTAAAAGATTTTTGGGATGAGTTTAAGCAAGTTAAATTTGGTATAGCTGGTATAATTCTTTTAATCCTTTTTGTAATTTTAGTGGTTTTTGAACAATTTTTAATCCCATTTCCTGAAGCTTCTACAAGGTGGAGGGATATTACCTATTGGGAAGATAACCCTCGAAGCGTTCCCCCTGTTTGGATAAATTGGTTTTCTCAAAAAGATTACACACCGACTGAATATATTGAAGATTTAGAATATACTGAACAGAACATTTCAGGTCCAATAACTATGTTAAGTTCAGTTATAGAGTATGAGTACGGTTATGACGTTCCACCCGTTGATCTAATATATAGAGGGACCTTTAAAGGTAACTTTAGTATGAATATTGTTTTGGAACGTCCTGATGGTAATAAAATCAACTTGGTAAACAAAAGTTTTAGTTCGAACACTGAAAAAGACTTCAGAATATCAATTATTAATGAAGCAAATAACAATGTTCAAAGCTTTGCAAGGAGATATGTGCAAAATTTACCGCCAAGAGTTGATGTAAATACCGTGCTTTTTTCACAAGCCAACGATGAGCTTTTTTCAAATCCAACTCCATTAAATGGAACTTACAAGCTAAATATTAATCTAATAAAAATGACCGAGGACACTGCTATACAAGATACAAGGTTAGTTGTTTCTGGAAGTGTTTCTGGTTTACTAGGTACGGATAACTCTAAAAGAGATGTATGGAGTGGATTGGTAGCAGGCATTAAATGGGCTTTGTTCATAGGGCTTATGACATCTGCTATTTCGGTATCGGTAGGCGTGGTTTATGGAGTTGTTTCTGCGTATTATGGCGGTATAGTCGATTCTATAATGCAAAGAATCTGGGAAATTTTTATCAACATACCACTTCTTCCTGTTTTAATTGTTTTATCAGCAATATTTAAGCCCTCTATTTGGAGCCTTATTCTTATGATGAGTTTGTTTTTTTGGGTAGGCCCTGTTAAAACAGTAAGAAGTATGGCTTTGCAAATAAAAGAGGAAACCTATGTTGAAGCTGCAAAAGCTTTAGGTGCTTCGCATAGAAGAATAATTTTCAGACATATGGTTCCGATCTTGATTCCATACGCCTTTGCAAGTATGGCACTTAATGTTCCGAGCGCCATTCTTTACGAGGCAACCGTTAGTTTGCTTGGTTTAGGAGATGCCACCATAGTCACCTGGGGGCAAATTCTCCACGATGCCATGAACGGAGGAGCCGTAACAAACGGTCTTTGGTGGTGGGTTGTACCTCCTGGAATTGCTATTGCTTTAGTAGGTATGACTTTTGCCTTTTTAGGTTTTGCAATGGACACCATCTTAAATCCAAAATTGAGAACGAGGTAGATATGAATGAATGAGATTTTAAATGTTAAAAATTTAAAAGTGTATTATTATACAAGAAAAGGTGTTGTAAAAGGATTGGACGATGTGAGTTTTTCCCTGAGAGAAGGGGAAACCTTAGGGCTTGTTGGAGAGTCTGGATGTGGTAAAACAACGTTGGGCATGGGTCTTTTGAGAATGCCAAGTCCTCCAGGCAAAATCGTAAGTGGAGAGATTAATATAGATGGTGAAAATATAGTCCCTTTAAAAGAATCTGTTTTACGTAAGAGAGTCAGATGGGAAAAGATTTCCATGGTTTTTCAGGGAGCTATGAATAGTTTGACGCCAGTTTACACCATTAAAAAACAGATGATGGAAACGCTTCAAACTCATAGGGAAATGGAAGAAGAAAAGGCTATGGCTATAATTAAAAAATATTTAAATCAAGTGGGGTTATCAGAGGATATTTTGAAGAGATACCCTCACGAATTATCGGGAGGGATGAAACAACGTATTGTAATCGCCACAGCGTTGTTTTTAGAGCCCAAAGTGATTATTGCCGATGAACCTACTACAGCCTTAGATGTTGTCGTTCAAGCTCAAATAATAAATCTTCTGAAAAGGTTAAAAAAGGATCTTAATTTGTCTTTTATCTTTATAACCCATGATTTAGCTACCGAGGCAGAAGTAGCAGACAGGATAATGGTGATGTATGCAGGTAAGATAGCTGAAATAGGAGAGAATCATCATATTTATGGCCCTCAGGGACCGGCACATCCATATACAAAAGGTTTGCTGGGAGCTACACCTCTTTTACATAAAAAAGTTGAAGAACTAGCTTTTATACCAGGTGTACCACCTGATTTACTCAATCCACCCAGTGGCTGTCGATTCCATGAGCGTTGTCCGGTTGCTTTCGATAGATGCAAAGTAGAAGAACCACCTTTGAAGGAAATTGAACCCGGTCATTTTGCAGCTTGTTGGAGGTGTTTTGATGAATGATGAAATTATAATGACTGTAAAAAATTTGAAAAAATGGTTTCCCTTGCGAAGAACCATTTCAGAAATATTTCAAGGCAAACGAAGATGGGTTAGAGCGGTGGATAATGTAAGTTTTGATATAAGAAAGGGAGAGATATTTGGCTTAATTGGAGAATCTGGTTGCGGAAAATCTACTACAGGTAGATTATTGATGAAATTAGAAGAACCCACAGAGGGCCAAATAATATTTAAGGGTGAAGATGTTACTTTTTTGTCTTCCACTGAGGAAATTAAGAAGTATAAAGAAGATGTACAAATGATTTTTCAGGACCCTTACTCTTCGATGAATCCAAGGTTTAGAGTTAGAGATGTTTTGGCAGAACCTTTGATCATTCATAACAAAACCAAAGATCCTAATGAAATTGAAGAGATAGCAAAGAATGTTCTAAATGAAGTTAAATTGACGCCTCCTGAAGAGTTTATGGATAGATATCCTCACATGCTCAGCGGAGGGCAAAGGCAAAGAGTTGCAACGGCAAGGACCTTAGTTCTTTCTCCGGATTTCATAATAGCGGATGAACCCGTTTCTATGATCGATTTATCAACTAGGGCAGAAATTCTCCACATGATGAAAGATGTTCAGCAAGATTTAGGGCTTACGTATCTATACATAACTCATGACTTATCAACCGCGAGATATTTTTGCGACAGGATTGCTGTTATGTATCTTGGAAGAATAGTTGAGTTAGGCGATGCTGACGAAATAATTGAAAGACCTCTACATCCATACACCAAAGCTTTGATAGAAGCAGTACCAGAACCTTTACCTGGAAAAGAAAACGTAATAAAAGAATTACCAATAAAAGGAGAGATCCCATCTGCAGCAAATATACCAAAAGGATGTAGATTCCATCCAAGGTGTATTTATGCACAGCCTGAATGTTTTGAGAATGTGGATGATCCAGAGTTGGTAGAAGATTCAAACGGTCACTACGTTGCCTGTTACAGGTACAAAGAGATAGATCAGGAAGTAGAAAAGGTTTGAAAAATCCCCACAAATGTGGGGTTTTTTAATTTTGATGAAAATAAATAGATATTAAGGTGGTTACGTCGATGTATTGGAGATATGCTTTTAAAAGGGTGTTAATGGGTGTTATGATTTATTTTGTTATTATTTTTGTGTATGCTGTACTTTTCAACGTCATGTTTAAACTTCACTATAGCTACCTTTTGGAAGGACCAATATTACCCGAGATTTTCTCTGATTGGTTCGATACGATCACTTTTAATTATGGTCAATCTATGTATATAAGATCTTTTAAAGGAGAAACTGACGTCATTAAAATTATCTTAGAAAGAGTACCTAATACCATGCTTCTTTTTACTATGGCTATTATCATAGATATTTTCTTGGGGGTGTATTTGGGCATAAAAAAGGCTCAAAAAGCAGGGGGATTCATGGACAAAACAACCTCCATACTTACCATGATTTTTTACGGCCTTCCAACATGGTGGGTTGGACTGGTAATGATCATGTTTTTTTCTTTCAAAATGCCTTTATTTCCTTCTGGTGGTATATTTAGCATCCCGCCTCCTGTGGGGTTTATAAAAAGATTTGCAGATATTGTGTATCATTTAATTCTACCTTTAACTACGCTTGTTTTTTTTCGTTTTTGGGGTAGAGCATATTTATCAAGAAATATCGTGTTAGCAAATTTGCAGAATGATTTCATAATATCCGCAAGGGCTAGGGGCATTCCTGAAAGAAAAGTTTTGTTTGGGCACGCTTTAAGAGCTTCTGCTCCTCCAATCTTAACAATGTCGGTTTTATCTGTGCTCGATTCTTTTTCTGGGGCATTGATCATCGAAGGTATTTTTAATTGGCCTGGAATGGGGAACCTTTTTTGGGCTGCTATTCAACAAGATGATATTCCAGTTCTTTTGGGTAATTTGTCTTTTACAACTCTTTTATACATCTGCGGTATTGTAATTTTAGACTTAATTTACGGGGTGCTTGACCCTAGAATAAAAGTTGGCGGGAAAGAGTGAATAAAATCCCGCCAAGAGTTTAGTTTTGTCTTCCCCTATCCCCATTAGTATATGAAATGAATATCTTTTCGAAATTCACCATTTGCTTTTCTATGCTTACTATTTCTACATTACGTGATTTGAAAAAATCCATAACCTCATATAATTCTGAAGATGTTTTGAAGTCAACTGTAAGGTCGTAAACGTTACCCTCTTTTGTCAATTCTGTAATGCCAATTTTATCAAGCTCTCTCTCTAAGGTATCTTCTGATCTTACTTTTATCTTATAACCCGTTGCACTGAATACATCCATTAGCTTTTTCTTATCTTCACACACAACTATTTTCCCATTGTTTATTATTGCAACTCTATCCGCTATTTCTTCAACTAATGCCATATCATGGGTAGAAAGTAGAATACTTTTTCCTTTTTGTTTCACGTTTGTTAACAATTTTCTAAATTCTACATTAGAAATTACGTCGAGCCCAAGAGTAGGTTCATCCAATAGGAG encodes the following:
- a CDS encoding ABC transporter permease → MYWRYAVRRILMGVVIYVVVIFIYSALFNTVMDQTLNSQIVEQVNGEMMKMSQVGTDPEYLVEYRERRISELRQLYHLDDPILSRIFWRAIDTLTFNYGNSTVMRSFEGETDVIKIVLERIPNTLMLFTTAIIIDIFIGVWLGIRKAQKAGKLMDKTTSIITMGVYGLPSWWFGMVMIMLFAFAIPIFPSGGMNSVPPPTTFFGRFLDTLYHMALPVITLVFIGFWGRAYLTRNIVLGNLQEDFIMSARARGIPERSVLYGHALRTSAPPILTMSLLSLLASFSGALVFEGIFSWPGMGNLYWAAVQMNDIPVLLGNLSITTLIYISGIVVLDLIYGFLDPRIKVGGKA
- a CDS encoding ABC transporter permease, which codes for MNKTNRVAKQLKDFWDEFKQVKFGIAGIILLILFVILVVFEQFLIPFPEASTRWRDITYWEDNPRSVPPVWINWFSQKDYTPTEYIEDLEYTEQNISGPITMLSSVIEYEYGYDVPPVDLIYRGTFKGNFSMNIVLERPDGNKINLVNKSFSSNTEKDFRISIINEANNNVQSFARRYVQNLPPRVDVNTVLFSQANDELFSNPTPLNGTYKLNINLIKMTEDTAIQDTRLVVSGSVSGLLGTDNSKRDVWSGLVAGIKWALFIGLMTSAISVSVGVVYGVVSAYYGGIVDSIMQRIWEIFINIPLLPVLIVLSAIFKPSIWSLILMMSLFFWVGPVKTVRSMALQIKEETYVEAAKALGASHRRIIFRHMVPILIPYAFASMALNVPSAILYEATVSLLGLGDATIVTWGQILHDAMNGGAVTNGLWWWVVPPGIAIALVGMTFAFLGFAMDTILNPKLRTR
- a CDS encoding ABC transporter ATP-binding protein produces the protein MNEILNVKNLKVYYYTRKGVVKGLDDVSFSLREGETLGLVGESGCGKTTLGMGLLRMPSPPGKIVSGEINIDGENIVPLKESVLRKRVRWEKISMVFQGAMNSLTPVYTIKKQMMETLQTHREMEEEKAMAIIKKYLNQVGLSEDILKRYPHELSGGMKQRIVIATALFLEPKVIIADEPTTALDVVVQAQIINLLKRLKKDLNLSFIFITHDLATEAEVADRIMVMYAGKIAEIGENHHIYGPQGPAHPYTKGLLGATPLLHKKVEELAFIPGVPPDLLNPPSGCRFHERCPVAFDRCKVEEPPLKEIEPGHFAACWRCFDE
- a CDS encoding ABC transporter ATP-binding protein; protein product: MNDEIIMTVKNLKKWFPLRRTISEIFQGKRRWVRAVDNVSFDIRKGEIFGLIGESGCGKSTTGRLLMKLEEPTEGQIIFKGEDVTFLSSTEEIKKYKEDVQMIFQDPYSSMNPRFRVRDVLAEPLIIHNKTKDPNEIEEIAKNVLNEVKLTPPEEFMDRYPHMLSGGQRQRVATARTLVLSPDFIIADEPVSMIDLSTRAEILHMMKDVQQDLGLTYLYITHDLSTARYFCDRIAVMYLGRIVELGDADEIIERPLHPYTKALIEAVPEPLPGKENVIKELPIKGEIPSAANIPKGCRFHPRCIYAQPECFENVDDPELVEDSNGHYVACYRYKEIDQEVEKV
- a CDS encoding ABC transporter permease produces the protein MYWRYAFKRVLMGVMIYFVIIFVYAVLFNVMFKLHYSYLLEGPILPEIFSDWFDTITFNYGQSMYIRSFKGETDVIKIILERVPNTMLLFTMAIIIDIFLGVYLGIKKAQKAGGFMDKTTSILTMIFYGLPTWWVGLVMIMFFSFKMPLFPSGGIFSIPPPVGFIKRFADIVYHLILPLTTLVFFRFWGRAYLSRNIVLANLQNDFIISARARGIPERKVLFGHALRASAPPILTMSVLSVLDSFSGALIIEGIFNWPGMGNLFWAAIQQDDIPVLLGNLSFTTLLYICGIVILDLIYGVLDPRIKVGGKE